A genomic window from Sporosarcina sp. Marseille-Q4063 includes:
- a CDS encoding cell division protein FtsQ/DivIB — MDKVIDIEERIPSMREKRRRRTNKKFIFILSIFALALLVILYFQSPFSKINKVTVTGANLHDSEFYIETSGLLKDKSFWGFTTKKTEEVLANLETVKKVSVSRKWLNDIDIKITEWDTVGYIEKDGQYSYLLEDGETFSSDELKPSNQAPILIGFDNSGSRKKVTKQLLELEKDVYRLISEIILNEEGHGSTDLTVYTENGYEVRAMISTFAEKMAYYPEIIAQLSDHEKGVIDMEVGTFFTPYSKVYGLSEEGDERAEEEE; from the coding sequence ATGGATAAAGTTATCGATATAGAGGAACGAATTCCGTCAATGCGGGAAAAAAGACGCAGAAGAACCAATAAAAAATTCATCTTTATATTGTCGATTTTCGCGCTAGCTCTCCTCGTCATTCTTTATTTCCAATCACCGTTTAGTAAAATTAATAAGGTGACAGTTACGGGTGCTAATTTACATGATAGCGAATTTTACATAGAAACGAGCGGTCTATTAAAGGACAAGTCTTTTTGGGGTTTTACAACAAAGAAAACCGAGGAAGTACTTGCAAACCTCGAAACCGTAAAAAAAGTTTCTGTTTCTCGAAAATGGCTCAATGACATTGATATTAAAATTACCGAATGGGATACAGTTGGCTATATTGAAAAGGATGGTCAGTATAGTTACTTGCTAGAAGACGGCGAAACATTTTCCTCCGATGAATTAAAACCAAGCAATCAAGCGCCTATTTTGATAGGTTTTGATAATTCAGGGAGTCGGAAGAAAGTGACGAAACAGCTCTTGGAACTGGAAAAGGATGTCTACCGATTAATTTCAGAGATCATCCTGAATGAAGAAGGACATGGCTCGACTGACTTAACCGTTTATACAGAAAATGGATATGAAGTACGTGCAATGATTTCAACTTTCGCTGAGAAAATGGCTTATTATCCAGAAATCATCGCTCAATTGAGTGATCATGAAAAGGGCGTTATTGATATGGAAGTCGGCACATTTTTCACGCCATATAGTAAAGTATACGGTTTAAGTGAGGAGGGTGATGAGCGTGCCGAAGAAGAAGAGTGA
- the ftsW gene encoding putative lipid II flippase FtsW has product MKIAFVLSAIALSCIGLAFVHSAGSYWGTVYYANSSPFIIKQSIHMVVSMGIAFFIMKSPLTSKEKTWTIIYWLVIVALIAVKIPGIGAFRNGSQSWIVFGPLSIQPAEFAKITVITKLASSLRFRNKGKYVFNLKDIGIILLPAGLIMLQPDLGSTVILIVSAFIVLFVAGYSLRFFTIIGVAGLVAFVGLIAAASYRLDRIKSYIDPWNDPLGTGFQGIQSLFAIAPGGLFGHGYGNSRQKYLYLPEPQNDFIFSIIAEESGFLGATIIISLFIVLLVATFGIAIRSKDRFSFLAVTGMGAMILFQTFLNIGVVSGLLPVTGVTLPFISYGGSSLMTTWIAVGIVMHFMNEKT; this is encoded by the coding sequence TTGAAGATAGCGTTTGTCTTATCGGCAATCGCATTATCGTGTATAGGATTGGCTTTCGTCCATTCCGCAGGTTCTTATTGGGGTACCGTTTATTACGCAAATTCTTCTCCTTTTATTATCAAACAATCGATTCATATGGTAGTATCCATGGGTATTGCATTTTTCATCATGAAAAGCCCGCTGACATCAAAAGAAAAAACATGGACGATTATCTATTGGCTAGTGATAGTAGCGCTTATAGCAGTTAAAATACCCGGTATTGGTGCTTTTCGTAATGGTTCTCAAAGTTGGATTGTATTTGGCCCGCTGAGTATTCAACCAGCAGAATTTGCTAAAATTACTGTGATTACTAAACTAGCAAGTAGTCTTCGGTTTAGAAATAAAGGTAAATATGTTTTCAACCTTAAGGATATCGGCATTATTTTACTGCCAGCCGGGTTGATCATGTTACAACCCGATCTTGGTTCAACTGTAATCCTAATCGTTTCGGCATTCATCGTGTTATTTGTAGCCGGCTACTCATTGCGGTTTTTCACAATAATTGGTGTTGCGGGATTGGTTGCATTTGTCGGGTTAATTGCAGCGGCATCGTATCGACTCGATCGAATCAAGTCATACATCGATCCGTGGAACGATCCGCTCGGTACTGGATTTCAAGGCATACAATCATTATTTGCAATTGCACCAGGGGGACTATTTGGACACGGTTATGGGAATAGCCGGCAAAAGTATTTGTATTTGCCTGAGCCTCAAAATGATTTCATCTTCTCAATTATTGCAGAAGAGTCCGGGTTTTTAGGCGCTACGATTATAATTTCGTTATTTATAGTTCTTCTCGTAGCAACGTTTGGAATTGCCATTAGATCTAAGGACCGCTTTTCATTTCTTGCTGTAACGGGAATGGGGGCAATGATTCTTTTTCAAACCTTTTTAAATATCGGTGTAGTCTCGGGTTTATTGCCCGTCACAGGTGTAACGCTGCCGTTTATCAGTTATGGTGGTTCATCCCTAATGACGACATGGATAGCAGTAGGAATCGTCATGCATTTTATGAATGAAAAGACATAG
- a CDS encoding DUF881 domain-containing protein, whose translation MSVPKKKSDAYKKKGRHILFSIVFLVLGFILAFSYKTLGKSKETMNPVSDSFLQEEKYREELILQKERNKELSDEIGVKQEGIRSYEQSFSDKEKAHADLVEEAKDLRLLLGVIPATGPGIKITLKDADYDPVEQNPNDYIVHESHIFKVINELRISGAQGLSINGQRITANSFIKCTGPVITVDGKTFPAPFVIEAIGDSDVLASSLYLRGGVIDGLIRDNIVVTTEQMKEMKLAALGE comes from the coding sequence ATGAGCGTGCCGAAGAAGAAGAGTGATGCCTACAAGAAAAAAGGTCGGCATATTTTGTTTTCAATCGTGTTTTTAGTTCTTGGTTTCATACTTGCATTTTCATATAAAACGTTGGGGAAAAGTAAGGAAACAATGAACCCTGTATCTGATTCATTTTTACAGGAAGAAAAGTACAGAGAAGAATTAATTTTACAAAAAGAACGAAATAAGGAACTTTCCGATGAAATCGGCGTCAAGCAGGAAGGTATACGGTCATATGAACAATCATTTTCCGATAAGGAAAAAGCTCATGCTGACTTAGTTGAAGAAGCAAAAGATCTTCGCTTGCTGCTTGGTGTAATTCCTGCTACTGGTCCGGGTATCAAAATCACACTGAAAGATGCCGATTATGATCCAGTAGAACAAAATCCAAATGATTATATTGTCCATGAAAGTCACATTTTCAAGGTGATAAATGAATTAAGAATTTCAGGGGCACAAGGCTTGTCGATTAATGGTCAGCGGATTACAGCAAACTCCTTTATAAAATGTACAGGTCCGGTTATTACGGTAGATGGAAAAACATTTCCTGCACCTTTTGTAATCGAAGCAATCGGTGATTCCGATGTACTAGCTTCCTCCTTATATTTAAGGGGAGGCGTTATCGATGGTCTAATCCGCGATAACATTGTCGTCACGACAGAGCAAATGAAAGAAATGAAATTGGCAGCTTTAGGGGAATAA